In Patescibacteria group bacterium, a single genomic region encodes these proteins:
- a CDS encoding nucleotide exchange factor GrpE yields the protein MTETEPIEPAVEEQAEETPEEPTEIDYKEVAQRATADYRNLQRETDERLKHIRQFANEDLLQELCPLVDYFDSAFQAIPPEQLTQPWLQGVKHIQTYLLQVLKNHSVERMETVGKPFDPHLHEAVGEEASEQPDQTIVREAQAGFMMHDKVIRHAKVIVAKK from the coding sequence ATGACTGAAACAGAACCAATTGAACCGGCCGTCGAAGAACAGGCGGAAGAAACGCCGGAAGAACCAACTGAAATTGATTATAAAGAAGTGGCGCAACGAGCCACGGCCGATTACAGAAACTTACAACGGGAAACAGACGAACGTTTAAAACATATTAGACAATTTGCCAATGAAGATTTACTGCAGGAACTTTGCCCACTGGTAGATTATTTCGATAGCGCTTTCCAAGCTATTCCACCGGAACAACTGACGCAACCTTGGCTGCAAGGTGTTAAGCACATTCAAACTTATTTACTCCAAGTTTTAAAAAACCATTCGGTTGAACGAATGGAGACGGTTGGTAAACCGTTTGATCCACACCTCCATGAGGCGGTGGGTGAAGAAGCCTCCGAGCAACCCGATCAAACCATCGTGCGTGAAGCCCAAGCTGGTTTCATGATGCACGATAAAGTGATTCGTCACGCCAAAGTCATTGTGGCGAAAAAATAA
- a CDS encoding EamA family transporter: MPNWFILSLVAPTLWGVVNHIDKHILSRYQEGRGVGAILIFSSLSSFIILPFIVYFHFSAIFNISLNNFFVLSFIGFLGAMAFYFYLKAMDIEEASTVIPLFQLDPIFGYILGYFLLGESLNVPQIFSSLLILLGILMLSVEIDINNKFTLKKKVLSLIISASFLFAVSGVLFKKLALENGYWVSIFWQYVGLTIFGIVVLIFYKKFRQNFIAMITAPKLNVLSLNVVSELLYIVGGLANNFAILIAPVALVFVVNSYQSLFVFLSAVLLTIFFPKFISEKISKKHLFHKIISIGTILIGSYFLYSTSH, translated from the coding sequence ATGCCGAACTGGTTTATATTGTCACTAGTAGCTCCGACTCTCTGGGGTGTTGTTAATCATATTGATAAACATATTCTTTCTAGATATCAAGAGGGCAGGGGTGTTGGTGCTATTCTTATTTTTTCTTCCCTTTCTTCATTTATTATTTTACCATTTATTGTCTACTTTCATTTTTCTGCAATTTTCAATATATCTCTAAACAATTTTTTTGTATTGTCATTTATTGGTTTCTTGGGTGCTATGGCTTTTTATTTTTACTTGAAAGCAATGGACATAGAAGAAGCCTCAACAGTAATCCCATTGTTTCAGCTTGACCCTATTTTTGGTTATATTTTAGGTTATTTTCTTCTTGGAGAGTCACTTAACGTACCTCAGATCTTTTCTTCCTTATTAATTTTATTAGGTATTTTAATGCTTTCCGTGGAGATTGATATAAATAACAAATTTACTTTAAAAAAGAAAGTCCTATCGTTAATAATTTCTGCTTCCTTTTTATTTGCTGTCAGTGGAGTTTTATTTAAAAAATTAGCTCTTGAGAATGGTTATTGGGTATCGATTTTTTGGCAATATGTTGGGCTGACAATTTTTGGAATAGTAGTTCTAATTTTTTATAAAAAATTTAGACAAAATTTTATCGCTATGATTACTGCGCCGAAACTAAATGTCTTGTCTCTCAATGTAGTAAGCGAGCTTTTATATATAGTTGGTGGCCTTGCAAACAATTTTGCTATATTGATCGCCCCTGTAGCCCTGGTGTTTGTTGTAAATAGTTATCAATCCCTTTTTGTTTTTCTTAGCGCCGTACTATTAACAATATTTTTTCCAAAGTTTATATCTGAGAAAATCTCCAAAAAACATTTATTCCATAAGATTATTTCTATCGGAACTATCTTAATAGGTAGTTACTTCTTATATTCAACTTCCCATTAA
- a CDS encoding histidine kinase N-terminal 7TM domain-containing protein — MEKRTKIILYFFLLAGAIAISASFYRNIVVEDISVLLVKGATPVPIATVSAEIQACEWSPVYFFFFSENVFDQVVYYSHFIPALLSLIFGLYVFRKSRNNPLTRALLIIVSLFFIWSMADMIVWATDQPQYVMFFWAITNLIDPLIYFVCLYFTYLFLNKKPLSFQSAMIAGVLLLPTFILLPTHFNLESFDLTNCDRNAVEGALVFANYYIETIFMGWALVLVLKKYFNSKEQAQKSEALTVLCGLIFFLISFALGNVVGSYTGNWSYGQYGLFGMPFFIGFLVYNIVRYKKFIQQMNAKSTILMVILIVSVLVSISIFFTYKRSFVDRSFAIVEGEISGENQ; from the coding sequence ATGGAAAAGCGCACTAAAATAATTTTATACTTTTTTCTACTCGCTGGGGCCATAGCAATTAGTGCTTCTTTTTATAGGAATATTGTCGTGGAAGATATTTCGGTTTTATTGGTTAAGGGAGCCACACCTGTACCTATTGCAACTGTCAGCGCTGAAATACAGGCCTGTGAATGGTCACCTGTGTACTTTTTCTTTTTTTCAGAAAATGTGTTTGATCAAGTCGTCTACTACTCCCATTTCATACCAGCACTATTGTCGCTCATTTTTGGATTATATGTTTTTCGCAAAAGCAGAAATAATCCTCTGACCCGCGCATTACTGATCATTGTATCCTTGTTCTTTATTTGGTCTATGGCGGATATGATTGTCTGGGCGACAGATCAACCTCAGTATGTCATGTTTTTTTGGGCAATAACTAATCTTATCGATCCGCTGATTTATTTTGTCTGTCTTTATTTCACCTACCTTTTCCTCAATAAAAAGCCTTTGTCATTTCAATCCGCTATGATTGCAGGGGTTCTTCTTTTACCGACTTTTATCTTGTTGCCCACGCATTTTAACTTGGAGAGCTTTGATCTCACAAATTGTGATCGTAATGCAGTGGAAGGAGCATTGGTCTTCGCCAATTATTATATTGAAACCATCTTCATGGGGTGGGCACTAGTCTTGGTGCTTAAAAAATATTTTAACTCTAAAGAACAGGCTCAAAAATCGGAAGCTTTAACTGTATTATGTGGGCTAATCTTCTTCCTGATCTCGTTCGCACTGGGAAATGTTGTCGGCAGCTACACCGGCAACTGGTCCTACGGCCAATATGGTTTGTTTGGTATGCCGTTTTTTATAGGTTTCCTTGTCTACAATATAGTAAGATATAAAAAGTTTATTCAACAGATGAATGCAAAGTCAACAATTTTAATGGTGATTTTGATAGTTAGCGTGCTCGTTTCAATTTCAATTTTTTTTACCTATAAGAGATCTTTTGTGGATCGAAGTTTTGCAATTGTTGAAGGAGAAATATCGGGGGAAAATCAATAA
- a CDS encoding response regulator — protein MNGIKPKVLLIDDDQMLIDMYKHKFLVDGQCRLSTTTDTTQAISLAETEQPQLILLDLVLPKQSGIPDAINKEVGFNLLSALKNNPQTKNIPVVVFTNLDEGIKNENLERAQKLGAVDFWVKARYQPSEVVDKVKKLVKI, from the coding sequence ATGAATGGAATTAAACCCAAAGTTCTACTAATTGACGATGATCAGATGTTGATTGACATGTACAAACACAAATTCTTAGTGGATGGCCAGTGCCGTTTGTCAACGACTACAGATACAACTCAGGCCATATCTTTAGCCGAAACTGAACAACCGCAGCTAATTCTGCTCGATCTGGTTTTGCCTAAACAAAGTGGTATACCCGATGCCATAAATAAGGAGGTTGGTTTTAATCTCTTGAGTGCATTGAAAAATAATCCACAGACTAAAAACATTCCCGTTGTTGTATTTACTAACCTTGATGAGGGTATAAAAAACGAGAACTTAGAGCGCGCGCAAAAACTAGGGGCAGTAGATTTCTGGGTGAAGGCACGGTATCAACCCAGTGAGGTGGTTGATAAAGTGAAGAAATTGGTGAAAATTTGA
- a CDS encoding tRNA-dihydrouridine synthase: MKNPWLDLPKPVVWLAPMSGITNLAYRLMVKQFASDILFPEFVSIDAMHYGAEKSDQLLVYQDNERPIIAQLFGADPDLFHEAAIKIKQLGFDGVDINFGCPAPKVAKNGGGCTLLSDLDKCRAIIEAVIDAVGQDMPVSVKTRVSYKSVHVRDFCKKISDLPLSNITIHGRPFEKPYEGAADLDCIKEAKQLVPFLVCASGHGHTPEAAKYTLDYTGCDGIAVARGTFGKPWLIKQIKDYLTTGQYWQPTQSEILNVMLQHARLAAESEVDKPFVEIRKVLGWYIRGIPNAAQYRAQLVRVNSLEEVEVIVGEIRNNLLSN; encoded by the coding sequence ATGAAGAATCCGTGGTTGGATTTACCGAAACCAGTGGTGTGGTTAGCACCGATGAGTGGCATAACCAATTTAGCTTACCGGTTAATGGTTAAACAATTCGCCTCTGATATTCTTTTTCCTGAATTTGTGTCCATTGATGCCATGCATTATGGTGCAGAAAAGTCTGACCAACTATTGGTTTATCAGGATAATGAGAGACCGATTATAGCTCAGTTGTTTGGCGCTGACCCAGACTTATTTCATGAGGCAGCTATAAAAATAAAACAATTAGGTTTTGATGGTGTTGATATAAACTTTGGTTGCCCGGCGCCGAAAGTAGCCAAGAACGGAGGTGGTTGCACTCTACTAAGTGATTTGGATAAATGTCGCGCCATCATAGAGGCTGTAATAGACGCTGTGGGTCAAGACATGCCCGTATCTGTTAAAACTAGAGTCAGTTATAAATCAGTTCATGTACGCGATTTTTGCAAAAAGATTTCCGATTTACCATTGAGTAATATCACCATTCATGGTCGACCATTTGAAAAACCTTATGAAGGGGCCGCTGATTTAGATTGTATTAAAGAAGCTAAACAATTAGTACCATTTTTAGTGTGTGCCTCTGGTCATGGCCATACACCCGAAGCGGCTAAATACACTTTAGACTATACTGGCTGTGATGGCATCGCTGTAGCCCGAGGGACATTTGGCAAACCCTGGTTAATTAAACAAATCAAAGATTATTTAACTACTGGCCAATATTGGCAGCCCACCCAGAGTGAGATTTTAAATGTGATGTTGCAGCACGCTCGTTTGGCTGCTGAAAGTGAGGTTGATAAACCTTTTGTAGAAATAAGGAAAGTCTTAGGTTGGTACATTCGCGGTATCCCTAATGCGGCACAATATCGGGCTCAGTTAGTTAGGGTGAACTCACTCGAAGAAGTTGAAGTTATAGTGGGAGAGATACGGAATAATTTACTTAGCAACTAA
- a CDS encoding HAMP domain-containing sensor histidine kinase, whose amino-acid sequence MEQLCPWETAQYFIYSSNIPTLFFYSHIPAIIVALLVGFLVFYRSGKSKVGISLLTVSILFSLWCLFDLIVWATNRPDVVLFFWSLQILVEPFVYLICFYLAYIFIKNKDLLLKWKLLAILLYLPVVLLLPTNYSLIGVNVSTCNAIEGFMAQYFTYIIESVFILSITFLTIFEYRKISTPTRKKEVMIFGIGIVLFLIAFSSGNLIGSFTENWTLAQVGLIGMPIFIGFLMYGIVKYKTFNIKLVGSFALVFSLATLNFSMIFISQVETLRIVTTVTFLLTIIFGIALIKNILLEIKQNQAIEQLIKARSDFLTVASHQLRTPVSLITGTLSLMQDGTIDQLPPDQKAKLLEGIFVKSRKLTCIINDILQASEMDIMNFHLSKEAIKPLDVQKLLKKVYTDLQEKADASKITLTYEQVASDKAVMVSGNEHYLENALFNIVDNAIKYTPKGFVKMELLLPEIGTNKVIVKISDSGIGVPVDDQPKIFEKFTRARNAVNSYADGSGLGLFIVKKIIEAHPGGKIYFISPGEGKGTTFYVELTKS is encoded by the coding sequence ATGGAACAATTATGTCCCTGGGAAACAGCTCAATACTTTATTTATTCAAGTAACATACCTACTCTTTTTTTCTACTCACATATTCCAGCTATAATTGTAGCATTACTTGTAGGATTTCTTGTTTTTTATAGAAGTGGTAAATCTAAAGTAGGAATATCTTTACTGACAGTTAGTATTTTGTTTTCTTTATGGTGTTTATTTGATTTGATAGTATGGGCGACAAATAGACCAGATGTTGTTTTGTTCTTCTGGTCGTTACAAATCTTAGTTGAACCGTTCGTCTATCTAATATGTTTCTATTTAGCGTATATATTTATTAAAAACAAAGACTTGTTATTAAAATGGAAACTGTTAGCTATACTTTTATATTTGCCTGTAGTTTTACTTTTACCGACCAACTATAGTCTGATTGGTGTAAATGTAAGTACATGTAATGCCATAGAAGGTTTTATGGCTCAATATTTTACTTATATTATTGAATCAGTATTTATATTGTCAATTACATTTCTGACTATTTTTGAATACAGAAAAATTTCTACCCCTACGAGAAAGAAAGAGGTAATGATCTTTGGTATTGGAATCGTACTATTTTTAATAGCATTTTCTTCGGGTAACCTAATAGGAAGTTTTACAGAGAACTGGACGTTAGCACAAGTTGGTTTGATAGGCATGCCTATATTTATCGGTTTCCTTATGTACGGCATAGTAAAATATAAAACGTTTAACATCAAACTTGTAGGTTCTTTCGCATTGGTATTTTCTTTAGCCACGCTGAATTTTTCCATGATTTTTATTAGTCAAGTTGAAACACTACGTATTGTGACGACAGTTACATTTTTACTGACTATAATATTTGGTATTGCATTGATCAAAAATATTCTTCTAGAAATCAAACAAAACCAAGCCATCGAGCAACTCATTAAAGCGCGATCTGATTTTTTGACAGTGGCATCCCATCAACTCCGTACGCCTGTATCCCTAATCACCGGTACACTATCGTTGATGCAGGACGGAACAATAGACCAACTACCGCCAGACCAGAAGGCCAAGTTACTTGAAGGTATTTTTGTAAAATCCAGGAAACTCACTTGTATCATTAACGATATTTTGCAGGCATCAGAAATGGATATTATGAATTTTCACCTGTCCAAGGAAGCTATTAAACCGTTAGATGTGCAGAAGCTATTAAAAAAAGTTTATACTGATCTTCAAGAAAAGGCCGACGCAAGCAAAATTACCCTTACCTATGAGCAGGTAGCGAGTGACAAGGCTGTCATGGTTTCCGGCAATGAGCATTATCTTGAAAATGCTTTGTTTAATATCGTTGATAATGCCATCAAATATACACCCAAAGGCTTTGTAAAGATGGAACTACTATTACCTGAAATAGGGACTAACAAAGTCATTGTAAAAATTAGTGATTCAGGTATTGGTGTACCCGTAGATGATCAACCCAAGATATTTGAGAAATTTACACGTGCGAGAAATGCTGTTAACTCTTATGCTGATGGGTCTGGCTTAGGATTATTTATTGTAAAGAAAATCATTGAAGCTCATCCGGGTGGTAAGATTTACTTCATTAGCCCAGGTGAAGGCAAAGGAACGACATTTTACGTTGAACTGACCAAATCGTAA
- a CDS encoding response regulator produces the protein MTKQVLLIEDDLDQAMLYFIAFQHVGMKLETADGGNYGLAQARALHPNLILLDIIMEDMSGIEVLKKLKSDTTTNNIPVIMLSNLAGREIMEQTKNLGALAFWEKTKVMPTEIATRCKRMMGVVPLDNLRHYR, from the coding sequence ATGACTAAGCAAGTGCTGCTAATTGAAGATGACCTTGATCAAGCAATGCTTTACTTCATTGCATTTCAGCATGTCGGGATGAAACTAGAAACGGCGGATGGTGGTAATTACGGCCTAGCCCAAGCTCGCGCTCTTCACCCTAACCTAATCTTGCTTGATATTATTATGGAGGATATGAGTGGTATTGAGGTTTTAAAGAAACTGAAGTCAGATACTACTACCAATAATATTCCTGTTATTATGCTATCAAACCTGGCCGGTCGGGAGATTATGGAACAAACCAAAAATTTAGGTGCTTTGGCATTTTGGGAGAAAACTAAGGTGATGCCTACTGAAATTGCTACGAGGTGTAAAAGAATGATGGGTGTTGTACCCTTGGACAATTTACGTCATTATCGCTGA
- the dnaK gene encoding molecular chaperone DnaK, which produces MGKIIGIDLGTTNSCVAVIEGGQPKVLENSEGLRTTPSVVALSKNGDRLVGQVAKRQAVTNADNTIFSVKRLIGRRFGEATVQSDIKMLPYAVKQDGEGVSVKMGDKNYAPQEISAMVLAKLKADAEARLGAPVTEAVITVPAYFDDAQRQATKDAGKIAGLDVKRIINEPTAAALAYGFDKKADEKIAVYDLGGGTFDISILEVGNDTVEVKATNGDTHLGGDDFDQYLIKWLIDEFKKQEGIDLSKDKLALQRLKEAAEKAKIELSSAQETEINQPFIANDPSTGPKHLVIRLTRSKLEELVGGLVDKSMEPVKAALKDAGLSVGDIHEVVLVGGMTRMPMVIRKVKEFFGKEPHAGVNPDEVVAIGAAIQAGVLQGEVKDVLLLDVTPLTLGLETLGGVRTPLIPRNTTIPTSKSQVFSTAADNQTSVEIHVLQGEREMAADNKSLGKFVLTGLPPAPRGLPQVEVTFDIDANGILNVKAKDKATNKEQSIRITASTGLSKEEVEKMAKEAELHADEDRKKKELTETKNLAETMVYTTEKAVKEHGAKLSPEEVKNIQDKMEDVKTALSGDDIEKIKKTSDELATAAQKMGEVAYKAAQEADKGSQKGAEQKPEDAEGKTKEGEVVEDAEFKEKKD; this is translated from the coding sequence ATGGGAAAAATTATCGGAATTGATCTTGGTACTACCAACTCCTGCGTGGCAGTGATTGAAGGTGGACAACCAAAAGTATTAGAAAATTCAGAAGGACTGCGCACGACTCCGTCAGTGGTAGCCTTATCGAAAAATGGAGATCGTCTGGTGGGGCAAGTGGCCAAACGTCAGGCCGTGACCAATGCCGATAATACTATCTTTTCGGTGAAGCGTTTAATTGGCCGCCGGTTTGGTGAAGCCACCGTGCAGAGTGATATTAAGATGTTACCTTATGCTGTGAAACAAGATGGTGAAGGTGTTAGTGTGAAGATGGGTGATAAAAATTATGCCCCTCAGGAAATTTCGGCCATGGTGTTAGCGAAATTAAAAGCCGATGCTGAAGCCAGATTAGGTGCACCAGTGACAGAAGCTGTCATTACTGTGCCAGCGTATTTTGATGATGCCCAACGTCAGGCCACTAAAGACGCCGGTAAAATCGCTGGCTTGGATGTCAAACGGATTATCAATGAACCAACCGCGGCGGCCTTAGCTTATGGCTTTGATAAAAAAGCCGATGAGAAAATTGCCGTCTATGATTTAGGCGGTGGTACGTTTGATATTTCCATTCTGGAAGTCGGTAACGATACCGTTGAAGTAAAAGCCACTAATGGTGATACGCACTTAGGCGGTGATGACTTTGATCAGTATTTAATTAAATGGTTAATTGATGAATTTAAGAAACAAGAAGGGATTGATCTTTCCAAAGATAAATTAGCTTTACAACGTTTAAAAGAAGCGGCTGAGAAAGCCAAGATTGAATTGTCGTCTGCGCAAGAAACGGAAATTAATCAGCCATTTATCGCGAACGATCCGTCAACTGGTCCAAAACATTTAGTCATTCGTTTAACGCGCTCTAAATTGGAAGAGTTAGTGGGTGGCTTGGTGGATAAATCCATGGAGCCAGTCAAAGCCGCTTTAAAAGACGCCGGTTTGTCAGTGGGTGATATTCATGAAGTGGTGTTAGTGGGTGGAATGACGCGTATGCCGATGGTGATTCGTAAAGTGAAAGAATTTTTTGGAAAAGAACCACACGCTGGCGTAAACCCGGATGAAGTTGTCGCCATTGGTGCTGCCATTCAGGCCGGTGTGTTACAAGGCGAAGTGAAAGATGTATTGCTACTTGATGTCACACCTTTAACCTTAGGTTTAGAAACCCTCGGCGGTGTGCGCACACCATTGATTCCACGCAATACCACCATTCCAACCTCCAAGAGCCAGGTGTTTAGTACCGCGGCTGATAATCAAACCTCAGTGGAGATTCATGTGTTGCAAGGTGAACGGGAAATGGCCGCGGATAATAAATCGCTCGGTAAGTTTGTTTTAACTGGTTTACCACCAGCGCCCCGTGGTTTGCCACAAGTTGAAGTGACGTTTGATATCGATGCTAATGGTATTCTTAATGTGAAAGCCAAAGATAAAGCCACCAATAAAGAGCAAAGTATTCGTATTACCGCTTCCACTGGTTTAAGTAAAGAAGAAGTGGAAAAGATGGCCAAAGAAGCCGAGTTACATGCCGATGAAGATCGCAAGAAAAAAGAGTTGACTGAAACTAAGAATCTGGCGGAAACGATGGTTTATACCACCGAGAAAGCCGTCAAAGAACATGGTGCTAAATTATCTCCGGAAGAAGTAAAAAACATTCAAGATAAAATGGAAGATGTTAAAACTGCTCTGTCCGGTGATGACATTGAAAAGATCAAAAAAACCTCTGATGAGTTAGCCACCGCCGCGCAGAAGATGGGTGAGGTAGCCTATAAAGCCGCGCAAGAGGCGGACAAGGGATCGCAGAAAGGCGCTGAACAAAAACCTGAAGACGCTGAAGGAAAGACAAAAGAGGGAGAGGTTGTAGAGGATGCTGAGTTTAAGGAGAAGAAGGATTAA
- the cysS gene encoding cysteine--tRNA ligase translates to MKLYNTLTHQLDTFTPLDHNRVGLYTCGPTVYNYAHIGNLRTYIFEDILRRVLQYNGYEVNHVMNITDVGHLTDDADAGEDKLEVGAAREKKSVWDIAKFYTEAFFQDSKDLNLLEPKIICRATDHIEEQVNLIVALQAKGFTYQTKDGIYFDTSKLSDYGKLARLDIKGLAAGNRVTMGEKKHPTDFALWKLSPKNSKRLMEWNSPWGVGFPGWHIECSAMSLKYLGDHFDIHCGGIDHIPVHHTNEIAQNEAAAGHQTVNYWLHGEFLLTNDERMGKSQGNFLTLQLLKDKGFDPLAYRYFCFTAHYRQKLNFTFEALTGAQQALEKLRHQMLTWPEPTEVDTVTIEKFTQAINDDLNMPQVLAIVWTMVRSNMDPSIKHATMLEMDIVLGLHLNQSPISIPAEIMELVMARETAREAKEWKVSDELRDKIAQHGFVVEDTKTGARVFPLIKKT, encoded by the coding sequence ATGAAACTCTATAATACTCTTACTCACCAACTAGATACTTTCACTCCCCTAGATCATAACCGCGTGGGTTTATATACTTGTGGGCCAACCGTTTATAATTATGCCCATATTGGTAATTTACGCACTTATATATTTGAAGATATTTTAAGAAGAGTCTTGCAGTATAACGGTTATGAAGTGAATCATGTCATGAATATTACAGATGTTGGACATTTAACCGATGATGCTGATGCCGGTGAAGATAAACTGGAAGTGGGCGCTGCCCGGGAGAAAAAATCCGTCTGGGATATTGCCAAATTTTATACCGAAGCCTTTTTCCAAGATAGTAAAGATCTTAATTTGTTAGAACCCAAGATAATTTGTCGCGCCACTGACCATATTGAAGAACAAGTAAATTTAATAGTAGCCTTACAAGCTAAAGGTTTTACTTACCAAACCAAAGACGGTATTTATTTTGATACCAGTAAGTTATCTGATTACGGCAAGTTAGCCAGACTAGATATTAAAGGTTTAGCGGCTGGCAACCGAGTGACCATGGGTGAAAAGAAACACCCCACTGATTTTGCTTTATGGAAGCTCAGTCCAAAAAATAGTAAACGCCTGATGGAATGGAATTCTCCCTGGGGAGTAGGCTTTCCGGGGTGGCACATTGAGTGTTCAGCCATGAGTTTAAAATACTTAGGCGATCATTTTGATATTCACTGCGGTGGGATTGATCATATCCCTGTCCATCACACCAATGAGATCGCCCAAAACGAAGCCGCGGCTGGGCATCAAACTGTTAATTATTGGTTACACGGCGAATTTTTGCTCACTAATGATGAGCGCATGGGAAAATCCCAGGGGAATTTCTTAACTTTACAATTACTCAAAGATAAAGGTTTTGACCCACTCGCCTACCGCTATTTCTGTTTCACTGCCCATTATCGCCAGAAACTAAATTTTACTTTTGAGGCTTTAACCGGCGCGCAACAAGCGCTGGAAAAATTACGACACCAAATGTTAACTTGGCCGGAACCAACTGAAGTGGATACTGTCACCATTGAAAAATTCACCCAAGCCATCAATGATGATCTAAACATGCCACAAGTATTGGCTATAGTTTGGACTATGGTGCGATCAAATATGGATCCCAGTATCAAACATGCCACCATGTTAGAAATGGATATAGTTTTAGGCTTACATCTTAATCAATCACCGATCAGTATTCCGGCAGAAATTATGGAATTGGTTATGGCTCGAGAAACGGCTCGTGAAGCGAAAGAGTGGAAAGTATCCGATGAGTTACGTGATAAAATTGCTCAACATGGGTTTGTCGTTGAGGATACTAAAACTGGTGCACGGGTATTTCCCTTGATAAAAAAAACATGA
- the dnaJ gene encoding molecular chaperone DnaJ, giving the protein MSKDYYKTLGIEKGASHDEIKKAFRKLAHQYHPDKASGDEAKFKEINEAYQVVGNAEKRKQYDQYGADFEQQGGFGGGMNWNDYMRQARQQSQGGGGFSGANFDFGDIGDIFSDFFGGGGGSSRRQTTGSDIEVKVDLDFKQAVFGSEQEIEVYKTAACAHCHGDGAEPGSKTKQCATCGGHGVVEQIQRTILGAMRSRATCPECRGTGSLPEKKCNECTGTGVKKKTAKFSVKIPAGIDDNQMIRLDGEGEMPAYGGRAGDLYVRVRVKPSKEFTRKQYDILTELEVSFAQAALGTHVDVDTVDGKIELKIPAGTQSGKIFRLRDKGVPHLGSSSDRGDQLVTVTVITPTKLSKKDKKLFQDLAALHAESVDAGGGLFGF; this is encoded by the coding sequence ATGTCTAAAGATTATTACAAAACACTCGGAATCGAAAAAGGTGCCTCGCATGATGAGATCAAAAAGGCGTTTCGAAAATTAGCGCACCAGTATCACCCGGACAAGGCGTCGGGTGATGAGGCTAAGTTTAAAGAGATTAACGAGGCTTATCAGGTGGTGGGCAATGCGGAGAAGCGCAAACAATATGATCAATACGGGGCAGACTTTGAGCAACAGGGTGGTTTTGGTGGTGGCATGAATTGGAATGATTACATGCGTCAGGCCAGGCAGCAATCGCAAGGTGGCGGTGGGTTTAGTGGAGCCAATTTTGATTTTGGTGATATCGGTGATATCTTTTCAGATTTTTTTGGCGGTGGCGGTGGTTCCAGTCGACGTCAGACAACCGGTTCGGATATTGAAGTCAAAGTGGATTTGGATTTTAAACAGGCTGTGTTTGGTTCTGAGCAAGAGATTGAAGTTTATAAAACGGCCGCTTGTGCACACTGCCATGGTGATGGCGCAGAGCCAGGTAGTAAGACCAAACAATGTGCAACGTGCGGTGGCCATGGTGTAGTTGAACAAATTCAGCGCACTATTCTTGGTGCGATGCGGTCGCGCGCCACTTGCCCGGAGTGTCGTGGCACTGGTTCATTGCCGGAGAAAAAATGTAATGAGTGTACCGGTACCGGTGTGAAGAAAAAAACGGCTAAATTTTCTGTGAAGATTCCCGCTGGCATTGATGATAACCAAATGATTCGTTTGGATGGAGAAGGGGAAATGCCAGCGTATGGCGGTAGAGCCGGTGATTTGTATGTACGGGTGCGCGTAAAACCCAGTAAAGAGTTTACCCGCAAACAATATGACATTCTCACCGAGTTGGAAGTATCTTTTGCTCAAGCGGCGCTTGGCACCCATGTTGATGTTGATACCGTCGATGGTAAGATCGAGTTAAAAATTCCAGCCGGCACACAATCGGGTAAAATATTTAGATTAAGAGATAAAGGTGTGCCACATTTAGGTAGTTCTAGTGACAGAGGTGATCAGTTAGTTACTGTAACAGTAATAACTCCAACTAAATTATCCAAGAAAGACAAGAAACTTTTCCAAGATTTAGCCGCCCTGCATGCTGAATCCGTTGATGCTGGCGGTGGCTTGTTTGGTTTTTAG
- a CDS encoding Hsp20/alpha crystallin family protein — protein MFEDFSGNLTAGNFSPAVDVYEKDNQVVVETPLPGVDADKLKISIENDVLSIEGSSEKQSEVDEKDYYRKEVRYGSFHRAVALPCSVDGDQAKADYVSGMLKVSIPKATVAQKKTIKVSTK, from the coding sequence ATGTTCGAAGATTTTTCTGGCAATTTAACGGCTGGTAATTTCTCTCCAGCGGTTGATGTCTATGAAAAAGATAATCAAGTGGTGGTAGAAACTCCATTACCCGGAGTGGATGCCGACAAGTTAAAAATTTCAATTGAAAACGATGTGTTATCGATTGAAGGGAGTAGTGAAAAACAATCCGAAGTCGATGAAAAAGATTATTATCGCAAAGAAGTGCGTTATGGATCTTTCCATCGCGCGGTGGCTTTACCTTGCAGCGTGGATGGCGATCAAGCCAAAGCCGATTATGTCAGTGGTATGCTAAAAGTTAGTATCCCCAAAGCGACTGTGGCACAGAAAAAGACGATTAAAGTTTCAACTAAGTAA